The following DNA comes from Solea senegalensis isolate Sse05_10M unplaced genomic scaffold, IFAPA_SoseM_1 scf7180000015318, whole genome shotgun sequence.
GGGACATCTTTATGAGAAACACCTGTGAGGAATGTCTTCAGACTATTTTGCTTTGATACACAGGTGCGGGAGCAGCAGAGGCAAATTGCCCTGCAGATCCGTCAGGCGGTTGAGCAGCGACGACAATGTGAGCTGGAGCAGCTAGGGGAGGAGCTGAGGTTGGATTGGGAGCAACAGCAGAGGGAGAAACTGGACAAACTGCAGAGGTTGTACCAAGAGAGCCTCCAACTTCTCGGTCAGGGACACAGAGACGCAAAAGAAAACGTAAGATAACGCTGGCCTGAGAAAAGATGCAGCAGCTCTACCTACAAGTTCTCATTTTCCGACAGTGAAGACAGTACACCTTCTAATGAAACTGTCACAGCCTGTAGTGCAGTGTTGAGTTAGATTGTCTGCACAAATCATATGAAAAGTACTTTGGTGAAACTAGTGAACCAAAAGGTGTACAAAACCATGTCATGATATCTAAAGCATTGGATTTGTGTTtgccccttctttttttttaacaaggaaCCTGATTTGGCAGCAATagcacagagggaggaggaaaatcATGCCAAAGCAGAACAGCGTCATCAACAAGCCCTGAAGGAACTGAAATCTCAGAGGCTTGAAGAACATGAGAGACAGAACAAGTGAGTAGCATCACAAAATTTGCTTCAAGGCTGTTCCCATGTTggaaatgtcataaaaaagaTGACGTTCACGTCTGttccttgtgtttttctgcagatCCATCAAGGCCAGGAAGAAGGCACTACAGATAGAAAAGGAGAGATCAGCAAAAGTGGCCAGCCTCCCACCACCTCCCACTAACCCCATTCAGGTGATTCCCCCCAATTAAAGATTTCAgtgataaatgtgtcattcaggTGTGAATCACTGAATTTTGACACCaaatatttctctctttttgaaCAGCTTACTGGCTATCTAATTTTGATCCTTTGAGccagttttgttcttttttataataataacaataataataataataatatatatcaattaataattattaatttgaGTTCATTGTATGGTTCATATTCTTGAGTGAGTTGTtaacagtgttgttttcttgttaaaTCAGAACATTGATTTCAAGAAGCCACATGTGGTAAAGAAATCTGATGTGAGTTCCTTTGCTGCCACACATTATCACATGCCAGAGAGCACTGTGGATAGAGAGGTGGATACACAGCAGGTATGCTTTCtgagatatgttttttttttgtcctgccCCATCAGTGTTGTCTGATCTATAGATTTGTCTTCAGCGTAATGCACACGAGGAAGCTGACCTGGAGGTCAGGAGATTGCAGGACCTACAAAGGGAGGcaatgaggaggagaggggagcaGCTGGAGAAGGCTCGTCTCAGGGGGAGGCAGGCTTTGAAGAGGGAACAGCTCATTCAGGTGCATATTACCTGTTAGTGTTACTGACAATTCCATCATTGCAGAAAACAATTTCCCCCACAGAGATTGAAAAAGAATTTTGATTCTGAAATACTGTTGAGTAATTTGAGTTTGAGTGAGTTTTATTTCATGATGAAAAAAGTCAGAggattcttttatttaaaattcaattaatttttatttggaTAAAAGTAATTTCCCTTAACAGTATTCTTCTGTCCGTAGTAAGACTACTACTATAGTAAGTAAGACAACTTACTATAGTAGTAAGACTCTAGTATTTGGCAGGATTATTGTTCAGTTTCATCTGAGGAGCGCCAGTAGGAGGCCCTCTCTCTCTTACCTGTTCTGTGATTTGTCAAAGCCTCCTGTGATGGACAGAATTAGCTAAAGCTGTAAACCCAAACCTAGAAGAACACTTGATATACAGCTCAttgaaagatttttttctttaattactgATCCAGTCTGCTGTACCTTTTAAGGTACAGACAGCATCCATTTGAGCCTGATTTTTACTTGATGCTCTCTTTAGGACCGCGATCGCTTGCTTGTTGAACTGGAGCACATGCAGCAGACAGACATGCTGAGGAGAAGACAACAAGTGTCTCAGATGCCACCTCAGATCTTCCAGCCTCTCTACAAGAGACAGGAGGCGAGGGAAGATTTCCAGAGGGAGATGGAATTTGCCTTTGAGGACATGTATACTGGAGAGAGGAGTAAGGATTCTCTTCAGTGGTGCCTTTTTTTGTTATGAATATGTTTTGTAGAAAAAGAGCCACAAATTAAATATGTGAAagatatgtttgtttaaaactaTGCTAACAAGgcaatcaaagatggcagactTTGCCCCCATTCATCTTCAAATCCCGTCAGGGTCAAAATTCTAAAAAGTTATTCTAAATTCTAACaaattctaacaagcctctgtcggcctctgttgctcatattgcaagcaagtgcacacacagacagagcaaccaaaaacaatacttcacttcCACTCTGTGGGTGAAGTAATAATATAGAAGAAGCTGAAGTGATGGTTTTCTGTGtcaagctttgtttgttttgtctccaaCACATATGACCATAGTAATGGTTTGGAAAAGCACTCATGCTTTGTGGAAGATCCaacatgaatttatttttaatggatACTTAAAATATTGACCTTTTCTGATCCCAGGAGTCAAAGGTGACCTGGTGGTACAGCTGGAACCAGAACCCCTGCCAGCTTTGTCCACAGGCAGCCAAGACCAAGAGCTGGACGTCACACTGGATGAAATCACCACACAGGGAACAGAACACGCATCACATGAGGCTGCCAGGACTGAGCTGGACACATCTGCTCAAGGTAAAGAGATGCACcagaaacaccaaaaaaaaagaaagaaattaaaacagCCTGACCATCTAATATGATATTCTCATGAAATGTTTTAACTTAATGTTTGCCAATGTCAAATTGCATTcagtattttttgtatttttagtgGAACCCACCAAACCTGCTCCGAGGCGGGCGTTGCGGAAGCTCTTGGATCGAATCAGGAGCCAGAGGAACCAGTATAATGAGCACAGCAGTCATGTCGCTGCAGCTGATTCACAGACTGTTGTCAATGATCAGATCCCAGAGCGAGACACGACCATTGAGACCGGCTCTCTTACAAACAGCCCTCCATCGAGcgatgagaaaaacaaacagccctCCATCGAGCTACCTGAGCCTCACTCTGCCATAGGTCAGTCTGTCAGTTTGCCtgattaaaaaaattgtttgcATGTTATGAGATTATGACCACTTCTTTCTCGCATTTAATTCAATCAGAGTCGGAGACAACCGAGACGTCAACTGGAGGTGACTCCCCATTCTCTGACGAACTCAGAAACAGAATCCAAGAATTTGAAGAAGAGCAAAAGAAAAGGGTAATGCTGAATCCTGTTTCTATGATATAGAATGGTAATTGTTATGTGGTCAGGGACAGTATGTGCTGCCATAACTTCATTTAATGTGCAAATAACACATACATATCAAGTTTTACAaacaaaattttacaaaatttaATTTGTAATGTGGTGATCCACATTATGTGGAGATTTGTGTGGTGATTTCAAACACCACACTcgcaaaataacatatttggcCGTGCAGTGCATCAATTATGCGATTTACAAGGTGACATAAACTTAATTTTCCATACTGTCTAATGGCAAAAACAGCATATTACTataaaaaaacgaaacaaaaaaccCCCCTGACCAATCACTTTAAAAGCCTTGTGTCCTTTTGTAATTGGCCAGAAAATAACGATTCAGGTGATCCTCATTACTTAATTAGCACAGCCTCTATTAGAGCATGAGTGTGCTGGACAGGGTGCTGCAGACCTTGGAATGGCAGGCCAACATGCTGGAAGTAGTTTGAagtaaaattatttaaaagcaaTTTGGAATTGAGCAGATTTTGCCTGCATATGTTGTATCTACATCCAGCAAAAAAAGCAATGAGAGTCACTGTGAGCTGGATGGGAATTCCCGTGGAGAAGGTTGATTCTATGGAGATGATCGATCACGTCGACAAACTTATCATTCTCAGGCAGAGAACTTCAATGGTTTTTCTTCACTTCCACCTGGAAATCGACTTATCTTGGCTCGAAACTGGCTTAATGATCATTCTTGTCTGTGATGTAAGAATGTTTGCACTTTGGCTAAagtcagtcactgtgtgtgtatattaccTCTTTTgtccaggaggaggagctggagagggagaagcagcagcaggtggtttTACTCCAAGACCTGGAAAATCAGAAGGTTAAACTAGAACAGATGCTGCTTGAGGCTCAGCAAGAGAGGGAATGGCTGAAGGCTGCTGCGAAACAGCAAGTGAATATAAACCAACCAGATGTATCTGAGCAGGATCAGGACCTCCTCTCAGTCTGCCCAGGTCAAGCCCCTGAGGTCAGTTAAAGGTCCAACATGCAATACTTGAGCACCACTAATCTTATTTGAACATGTATGtcagaccaaaataaaaggcattTAGCTATCATGCCTTTTCTAGAAAGCTACCAAAACAGAAATTTGATTACAACACAGGGAAGGTGGTCATCTGTTTCCATTTATGTTAAGTTTTTGTGTGGCAGAATGTTTCTGATTTTAAGTTTTCACATAGCAATACATAATTGTACATCAAAAATACTCTCTTGTAAAGAGGTGTAGGTGAGGTAtaattttttcccccttttttttttttgtcaatccAAAGTTCAAAATACATACCTACCAGATTCATTGTTATGCTGATAAATTCTTTTAAAATGGTGTTCATAAAATAACTTGAGTCAACTTAAGTGTTTCTCCTTTGCTTTCTACAGCTGCAACCTCCTGCAGGTGAACACAACCACACCCACAGGATTAGAGAATACCAACAACGTCTACTTGAACAAAACGGGTATGTTTTCCACTCCCTTTCACTTATTTAACCTCATAATTTAAAGAATTCTGTTTTATGGGTGCTGAATATAGAAGTTGTTGAGCTATGtagattgtttaaaaaaaaataaaaaaacctgaggcagtgtaaataaaaattttAATTCTTAGTCCCCCATTTAAATTTAGAATCCACCAGAGATCAGTGGAAGTGGCTCGCCGGCGTTTGGAGGAGTACCAGCGAGCACTGCGTATTCGTTACAACATGACCTCCACATCATTGCTGCCTGCTGTGCTACCTACAGGCCTCAGACACCAACCTCCACACAGATCTCACTCCATGCAGCTTCCAATGCCATCACATGGCCAAAATCAACCACAAACCTTTGTGGAAGTCCCAACAAGAGAGTCTAATGCACACGTGTCATCTCTACCTCTTCCTGGCTCCAGTTTGATTGCTGGCTCCAAGATGCAACCTGATGAAATGGAATCTACCTCAAATAATTCAAGGAACCACAGACTAGAGCAGAGTGTCTGGTTGACTGACAACATAATGGAGAGAGTGACAGGGCACCTTCCAGAAAGCGTTAGACTCTGCTCGCCCAACATGCAGCCACAGCACAAACTGTCGTCATCCACCATCCCACTCCAGCTGCGTCCTGATTCCCCCATTAGCCCGAGCTCTCTGCCTTTAGATCATGAAGTACTGGGTAAATCTGGGACTTTGTTACATGGTGCTCTGCAGACAGCATCCCTGACCACCAAAGACGACGACATAGAGAGATGGAGATTAGAGCTACAGGACGTCCAGAGGCGTGTGCTGGAGCAAAGGGAGGCAGTGGTGCAGCGGCAGAGACTACAAcaggaggagaggcagagacagGAAGAGCAGCGACGGAGACAGGAAATGGAGATGGAGCAGATGAGGCAGCAGAAGGAGACTCTGCAGGCTCTGATTGATACTGACTCAGGGGTAAGTGAGGACACCATTGCTACTTTGTTTGCTACAGTTGAGTTTGAGGAACACATTTTCTGTAACCTCTTTTCCTGTTCTGCTGTATTTTCTCACACAGTCAACCGCAGATGGAGCTGCTGAAGTGCAGGTTACAGAGAATATTGGACAGACTCGCCTCAGGTTACTTGTGTCCTTGCTAAAGGCTATAGAGGAGTCTAATGGAGGAACCTTATCACACTTGGAAAACCCTCAGGAGGATCGCTCGAACAGTAATATGACTGGTACAAAAATCTTTTCCACATCATGCCTCTACTTATCATGATGGGGATGATTAAGGGCTGCATAGTCACCATCAAACtgaattttaatgttaaaaaaaatgctttttaatggGTAGCTTAAGATGCAAAGTGTCAGTTCTGTGATCCAAATTAAGTGACCTATACTTTACTTATCACTATCGCTCTATCATCTTCttcaatgttaatgttaattttcTGTCCTAAAGGGTCCATCACTCAGATAAGTGCTCCTGTTGGACCTGCCCCAGCGTCAATCCTCCCTCCAGGACTCTTCCTTCCTCTTGCTCGAGCGGCAAAGCCTCCAGTGACCCGCATCAGGCTGGGAACCATGGCAGCAGGGACTGATCAGCATGAGCTCAGTGCTATTCCCGAGGTAGAGACGCCAGTAAACAGCCAAGTCACAGGTCAGCTCAGCCCCAGAGAAAATAACTCCTCAGTTAATGCAGAGGAATAAGAGtttattacatttgtatttCCAGGTCTGGGGGTTAGTATGAATTTTCCCTCACACAATGGTGCCTGGGAGCTGCAGGAGCAATCAGATTTATCTGTATCCAGTGTGAGCCACACTACTGGAAGAACACCAAGCTCTGGATCAAGCTCAAGTAGATCCAGCCATTGGGTCTGGAGAGAGAGACTACTGACCGGGGCCTGGACCTCTCCAGAATATTCAGAGTCTGGTATGGAGAgaaaaataagagaaataatAGTAATTGCAAAGGATACTTTAGTATTAGtgtgaaaaggaaaagttgAATAGTTGAAACAATGTTTTCCAGATTCATTCCAGAGGAAAACCTCACCTTTTTCCTCTGACTCTGGGAGAGGAGCTGACTACCCTGCTCCTGCACTCACAAGCTACAGATCGCCCACAGAGGTAACTTCTGCTACTTTGGGTGTTGTGTAAGAAGGCTGcaactttttatattttcaccAACAGTCAATTATACTATTTTTAATTGGTTGGTTATTTTAGTCCAAgtgtcaaaatgttaaaatgtattttctcaaAATTGTGATGTCCTCAAAtatcttttgtccacaaaccacatatTCAATTACAgtcagaggagcaaagaaaccaggacaTTTGCAATatagaaactgaaaatgtgtgacttcataaaaaaagacttgaccaattaattatgaaaataaagaattgttgcagcccttgtCATAATTTCGTTTTATTAATTTTCTATATAGACGCATGCAGTTGTAAGTTATTGTTATGTTGTCTCTGGGTTTCTCTGAAATTCCCTCTGAGATTCACAAGTTGTGGGTCGATGATGAAAAGTAGCCAAATCTGAGTGCTGGGAAACTTCCTCAGTCTGTGATTATGCTTGAGaagctttcttttttgtgtgtctgtatgttaaat
Coding sequences within:
- the cep295 gene encoding uncharacterized protein cep295 isoform X1 — its product is MKKKLARIRPSPNEEARILKEEHERRRKLRIQQVREQQRQIALQIRQAVEQRRQCELEQLGEELRLDWEQQQREKLDKLQRLYQESLQLLGQGHRDAKENEPDLAAIAQREEENHAKAEQRHQQALKELKSQRLEEHERQNKSIKARKKALQIEKERSAKVASLPPPPTNPIQNIDFKKPHVVKKSDVSSFAATHYHMPESTVDREVDTQQRNAHEEADLEVRRLQDLQREAMRRRGEQLEKARLRGRQALKREQLIQDRDRLLVELEHMQQTDMLRRRQQVSQMPPQIFQPLYKRQEAREDFQREMEFAFEDMYTGERRVKGDLVVQLEPEPLPALSTGSQDQELDVTLDEITTQGTEHASHEAARTELDTSAQVEPTKPAPRRALRKLLDRIRSQRNQYNEHSSHVAAADSQTVVNDQIPERDTTIETGSLTNSPPSSDEKNKQPSIELPEPHSAIESETTETSTGGDSPFSDELRNRIQEFEEEQKKREEELEREKQQQVVLLQDLENQKVKLEQMLLEAQQEREWLKAAAKQQVNINQPDVSEQDQDLLSVCPGQAPELQPPAGEHNHTHRIREYQQRLLEQNGIHQRSVEVARRRLEEYQRALRIRYNMTSTSLLPAVLPTGLRHQPPHRSHSMQLPMPSHGQNQPQTFVEVPTRESNAHVSSLPLPGSSLIAGSKMQPDEMESTSNNSRNHRLEQSVWLTDNIMERVTGHLPESVRLCSPNMQPQHKLSSSTIPLQLRPDSPISPSSLPLDHEVLGKSGTLLHGALQTASLTTKDDDIERWRLELQDVQRRVLEQREAVVQRQRLQQEERQRQEEQRRRQEMEMEQMRQQKETLQALIDTDSGSTADGAAEVQVTENIGQTRLRLLVSLLKAIEESNGGTLSHLENPQEDRSNSNMTGSITQISAPVGPAPASILPPGLFLPLARAAKPPVTRIRLGTMAAGTDQHELSAIPEVETPVNSQVTGLGVSMNFPSHNGAWELQEQSDLSVSSVSHTTGRTPSSGSSSSRSSHWVWRERLLTGAWTSPEYSESDSFQRKTSPFSSDSGRGADYPAPALTSYRSPTESRHRCPDSDLSSTISTGSYVTTDFEQNTNTDKLPPLRPSEEQRPRAVVSSVSGQSLFIKDNSAAPCPGSIIRDAAVAAHPSSLVERTSAAGHHGSFIESMSAAGRPDSLVEGTSAAGRPSSLVEETSAAGRPDSLVEGTSAAGRPDSLVEVAPAARRPGSLVEVASTAGHAGSLVEVASAAGRPGSLVEGMSAAGRPSSLVEGTSAAGRLGSSVEDTLDAGCPSSLVEGTSTVGCSGSLVEDRSLSVHPDVVVESLFNDRSIQRIIDRYTRELDVSLSIAGKTTDSEGLSVVQGSKRQVEDKGAQGPPTPLLHTPGTRTQSSLISDTTADLLLVQPSQAEDSFRPLIGQLADQSSCLAVESAMEQLVGQPFAHSSMIGHLSSVPGQGGWDSTLSRIISRLSHQSSSGQNCNSGQLMGPMVEEPSTSWLDEGQEESRMRPLVAELDTDHHSGVSGEFTHLNLGISAEDSLPSHPALPAEASSHSATAPGVSRRSEEQMPPNQTSPVLLESESTEVFPVSDSFHALLAEVTHNETADPFMTFHLLEHKVLDSAEGELACGGSGQSDTHTDPSVESELSPEHLRAEKAGLHSSCQYQPDESFLTLEESVRTDVEKTALNLSNITMCDDDDDDAPDLEVLQPTGAAAGRSGVSENPQDSYTYSENVKSEQCSDLSVPLSDEIFEAPSEKGILEQSEITLLSLTDATLQDQETTIAEEDRVWEDIFPYGEGQNCHKNEGAESMLVPEERLEDKDQTHPVTFLEFEWDQSRSLQQVNQQKCRALLQRSRHRLQDIKAKQARVKNQLQAPSEVREEPESVDCEETIQPESQQKTNNGTKEEQAEQQLQTEKETVRDSRLKKTDGVKICTPEQRKHHVSEMYQRTRRLYEQLEEVKQQKTIRSRQEAYVQNRLKAQEFHKKTLQKLRAKQKQQ
- the cep295 gene encoding uncharacterized protein cep295 isoform X2; translation: MKKKLARIRPSPNEEARILKEEHERRRKLRIQQVREQQRQIALQIRQAVEQRRQCELEQLGEELRLDWEQQQREKLDKLQRLYQESLQLLGQGHRDAKENEPDLAAIAQREEENHAKAEQRHQQALKELKSQRLEEHERQNKSIKARKKALQIEKERSAKVASLPPPPTNPIQNIDFKKPHVVKKSDVSSFAATHYHMPESTVDREVDTQQRNAHEEADLEVRRLQDLQREAMRRRGEQLEKARLRGRQALKREQLIQDRDRLLVELEHMQQTDMLRRRQQVSQMPPQIFQPLYKRQEAREDFQREMEFAFEDMYTGERRVKGDLVVQLEPEPLPALSTGSQDQELDVTLDEITTQGTEHASHEAARTELDTSAQVEPTKPAPRRALRKLLDRIRSQRNQYNEHSSHVAAADSQTVVNDQIPERDTTIETGSLTNSPPSSDEKNKQPSIELPEPHSAIESETTETSTGGDSPFSDELRNRIQEFEEEQKKREEELEREKQQQVVLLQDLENQKVKLEQMLLEAQQEREWLKAAAKQQVNINQPDVSEQDQDLLSVCPGQAPELQPPAGEHNHTHRIREYQQRLLEQNGIHQRSVEVARRRLEEYQRALRIRYNMTSTSLLPAVLPTGLRHQPPHRSHSMQLPMPSHGQNQPQTFVEVPTRESNAHVSSLPLPGSSLIAGSKMQPDEMESTSNNSRNHRLEQSVWLTDNIMERVTGHLPESVRLCSPNMQPQHKLSSSTIPLQLRPDSPISPSSLPLDHEVLGKSGTLLHGALQTASLTTKDDDIERWRLELQDVQRRVLEQREAVVQRQRLQQEERQRQEEQRRRQEMEMEQMRQQKETLQALIDTDSGSTADGAAEVQVTENIGQTRLRLLVSLLKAIEESNGGTLSHLENPQEDRSNSNMTGSITQISAPVGPAPASILPPGLFLPLARAAKPPVTRIRLGTMAAGTDQHELSAIPEVETPVNSQVTGLGVSMNFPSHNGAWELQEQSDLSVSSVSHTTGRTPSSGSSSSRSSHWVWRERLLTGAWTSPEYSESDSFQRKTSPFSSDSGRGADYPAPALTSYRSPTESRHRCPDSDLSSTISTGSYVTTDFEQNTNTDKLPPLRPSEEQRPRAVVSSVSGQSLFIKDNSAAPCPGSIIRDAAVAAHPSSLVERTSAAGHHGSFIESMSAAGRPDSLVEGTSAAGRPSSLVEETSAAGRPDSLVEGTSAAGRPGSLVEGMSAAGRPSSLVEGTSAAGRLGSSVEDTLDAGCPSSLVEGTSTVGCSGSLVEDRSLSVHPDVVVESLFNDRSIQRIIDRYTRELDVSLSIAGKTTDSEGLSVVQGSKRQVEDKGAQGPPTPLLHTPGTRTQSSLISDTTADLLLVQPSQAEDSFRPLIGQLADQSSCLAVESAMEQLVGQPFAHSSMIGHLSSVPGQGGWDSTLSRIISRLSHQSSSGQNCNSGQLMGPMVEEPSTSWLDEGQEESRMRPLVAELDTDHHSGVSGEFTHLNLGISAEDSLPSHPALPAEASSHSATAPGVSRRSEEQMPPNQTSPVLLESESTEVFPVSDSFHALLAEVTHNETADPFMTFHLLEHKVLDSAEGELACGGSGQSDTHTDPSVESELSPEHLRAEKAGLHSSCQYQPDESFLTLEESVRTDVEKTALNLSNITMCDDDDDDAPDLEVLQPTGAAAGRSGVSENPQDSYTYSENVKSEQCSDLSVPLSDEIFEAPSEKGILEQSEITLLSLTDATLQDQETTIAEEDRVWEDIFPYGEGQNCHKNEGAESMLVPEERLEDKDQTHPVTFLEFEWDQSRSLQQVNQQKCRALLQRSRHRLQDIKAKQARVKNQLQAPSEVREEPESVDCEETIQPESQQKTNNGTKEEQAEQQLQTEKETVRDSRLKKTDGVKICTPEQRKHHVSEMYQRTRRLYEQLEEVKQQKTIRSRQEAYVQNRLKAQEFHKKTLQKLRAKQKQQ